Proteins encoded together in one Flavobacterium keumense window:
- a CDS encoding chorismate-binding protein, producing MISLVDKISFHQKQNLPFVVYSKPNSDTVLGLFQQNDMLYEIRDFTEKGFVFASFDGSQHYIIPENESEQWSEDWIANDETISQNDFEAKEDVSAQINFQDLVEKGIQAIQNNAFQKVVLSRRETVSVAHFDLVVTFQKLVQQYRSAFVYCFHHPKIGTWLGASPEQLLKANADSFETMALAGTQKDAGTANVVWQQKEQEEQQFVTDYIVSKLKAVSAKIKVSEAYSVKAGTLWHIKTDISGEFGQELDLKKAIQLLHPTPAVCGVPKAISKAFIIANENYNRSFYTGFLGELNRDFASDLFVNLRCMQIENNKAHLYMGCGITKDSIPEKEWKESVNKSMTMKRIL from the coding sequence ATGATTTCATTAGTCGATAAGATTTCTTTTCATCAAAAGCAAAACTTACCTTTTGTAGTGTATTCTAAACCGAACTCGGATACCGTTTTGGGTTTGTTCCAGCAAAATGATATGTTGTATGAAATACGCGATTTTACTGAAAAAGGCTTTGTTTTTGCCTCTTTTGACGGAAGTCAGCACTACATCATTCCAGAGAATGAATCGGAACAATGGAGTGAAGATTGGATAGCGAACGATGAAACTATTTCGCAAAATGATTTTGAAGCAAAAGAGGATGTGTCAGCACAAATTAATTTTCAGGATTTAGTTGAAAAAGGGATTCAAGCCATACAGAATAATGCATTTCAAAAAGTGGTTTTGTCCCGAAGGGAAACGGTATCTGTAGCTCATTTTGATTTGGTAGTCACTTTTCAAAAATTGGTGCAACAGTATCGTTCTGCTTTTGTGTATTGTTTTCATCATCCAAAAATTGGCACTTGGTTGGGCGCCAGTCCCGAACAATTGCTAAAAGCAAATGCTGATTCTTTTGAAACGATGGCTTTGGCGGGAACGCAAAAAGATGCAGGTACAGCAAATGTTGTTTGGCAACAAAAAGAACAAGAAGAACAACAATTTGTGACTGATTATATTGTTTCCAAATTAAAGGCAGTGAGTGCCAAAATTAAAGTTTCGGAGGCGTATAGCGTCAAAGCAGGTACTCTTTGGCATATTAAAACGGATATTTCGGGCGAGTTTGGACAAGAGTTGGATTTGAAAAAAGCGATTCAGTTATTGCATCCTACTCCTGCGGTTTGTGGGGTCCCCAAAGCAATTTCGAAAGCTTTTATTATAGCCAATGAAAATTACAATCGTAGTTTTTACACGGGTTTTTTGGGCGAATTGAATCGGGATTTTGCATCGGATTTGTTTGTAAATTTGCGCTGTATGCAAATTGAAAACAACAAGGCGCATTTGTATATGGGGTGCGGTATTACGAAAGACAGCATTCCTGAAAAAGAATGGAAGGAAAGCGTGAATAAGTCCATGACGATGAAACGAATACTATAG
- the purL gene encoding phosphoribosylformylglycinamidine synthase produces MIHFFENQSKTVFAVQTQNEISAEDISKLNWLFADAHKIEKSVLADFFVGPRATMITPWSTNAVEITQNMGISGIIRIEEFYPASEDFTDFDPMLSQKYTELNQDIFTINIQPEPILEIEDIDAYNKKEGLALSPEEVEYLDHLATKLGRKLTDSEIFAFSQANSEHCRHKIFNGTFVIDGQEKETSLFKLIKKTSQENPNDIVSAYKDNVAFLKGPKVQQFAPKTADKPDFYEVKEFDSVISLKAETHNFPTTVEPFNGAATGSGGEIRDRLAGGQGSLPLAGTAVYMTSYSRLEENRNWEKGVAERKWLYQTPMDILIKASNGASDFGNKFGQPLITGSVLTFEHQENASTGSAQARKLGYDKVIMQAGGIGYGKLDQAIKHKPSAGDKIVILGGENYRIGMGGAAVSSAETGAFGSGIELNAIQRSNPEMQKRAANAIRGLVESDKNPIVSIHDHGAGGHLNCLSELVEETGGLIDLDKLPVGDPTLSAKEIIGNESQERMGLVIGQKDIDTLQRIADRERSPMYQVGDVTNDHRFTFESKSTGLKPMDYALEDFFGSSPKTIMTDTTVAYNYKDVQYDATQFTSYLKEVLQLEAVACKDWLTNKVDRCVGGKVAKQQCVGPLQLPLNNCGVMALDYNGKEGIATSIGHAPIVALIDPVAGSRNAIAESLSNIVWAPIKDGLKGISLSANWMWACKNEGEDARLYAAVEGCSNFAIELGINIPTGKDSLSMKQKYPNDEVIAPGTVIISAAGNCTDIKKVVEPVLRFPGEGMTAGSIYYINLSQDEFQLGGSSFAQILNTIGSETSTIQNAAFFKKAFNTVQELIGDNQIVAGHDIGSGGLITTLLEMCFADTNLGAQLDFSAFAEKDLVKILFAENIGLVFQAKSDAEVEAKLNSNQIEFFKIGNVTNNPTLEIADWKLDIAEYRDVWFKTSFLLDQKQAKNGTAKERFDNYKNQALQFSFPTHFTGKKPVIDASKPRPKAAIIREKGSNSEREMANAMYLAGFDVKDVHMTDLISGRENLEDIQFIGAVGGFSNSDVLGSAKGWAGAFLYNEKAKTALTNFYKREDTLSVGICNGCQLLMELELINPEHEVHGKMHHNNSHKHESIFTSVKVQENNSVMLSSLAGSTLGVWVSHGEGKFNLPMGEEKYNIVAKYGYEGYPANPNGSDYNTAMLCDATGRHLVMMPHIERSIFQWNWANYPKDRNDEVSPWAEAFVNARKWIENR; encoded by the coding sequence ATGATTCATTTCTTTGAAAACCAAAGTAAAACTGTTTTTGCCGTTCAAACGCAAAACGAAATTTCGGCTGAAGACATTTCAAAACTAAACTGGCTTTTTGCCGACGCGCATAAAATCGAAAAATCCGTCCTAGCGGATTTTTTTGTTGGTCCACGCGCCACTATGATTACGCCTTGGAGTACCAATGCCGTTGAAATTACTCAAAACATGGGGATTTCAGGAATCATTCGAATTGAAGAATTTTATCCAGCCTCAGAAGATTTCACCGATTTCGACCCGATGCTTTCGCAAAAATACACCGAACTAAATCAAGATATTTTCACCATCAATATTCAGCCAGAACCTATTTTGGAAATTGAAGACATTGATGCCTACAACAAAAAAGAAGGTTTGGCTTTAAGCCCAGAAGAAGTAGAATATTTAGATCATTTAGCGACTAAATTAGGACGTAAATTAACCGATTCTGAAATCTTTGCTTTTTCGCAAGCCAATTCAGAACACTGTCGCCACAAAATTTTCAATGGAACATTTGTTATTGATGGTCAAGAAAAAGAAACTTCTTTATTCAAATTAATCAAGAAAACATCTCAAGAAAATCCAAACGATATTGTTTCGGCTTACAAAGACAATGTGGCTTTTCTTAAAGGGCCAAAAGTGCAGCAATTTGCACCTAAAACGGCTGACAAACCTGATTTTTATGAAGTAAAAGAATTTGATTCGGTTATTTCATTGAAAGCCGAAACTCACAACTTCCCTACTACAGTGGAGCCTTTTAATGGTGCTGCCACAGGATCTGGGGGAGAAATTCGTGACCGTTTAGCAGGTGGTCAAGGTTCGTTGCCTTTGGCAGGAACTGCAGTGTATATGACTTCGTATTCTCGATTGGAAGAAAATAGAAATTGGGAAAAGGGTGTTGCCGAAAGAAAATGGTTGTACCAAACTCCGATGGATATTTTAATCAAAGCGTCTAATGGTGCTTCTGATTTCGGAAATAAATTTGGACAACCCCTAATTACGGGTTCTGTTTTAACTTTTGAGCACCAAGAAAATGCTTCGACAGGCTCAGCACAGGCTAGAAAATTGGGTTACGATAAAGTAATCATGCAAGCGGGCGGAATTGGATACGGAAAATTAGATCAAGCGATAAAACACAAACCTTCAGCAGGCGATAAAATCGTTATTTTAGGTGGTGAAAATTATAGAATTGGAATGGGTGGCGCTGCGGTTTCCTCGGCAGAAACAGGTGCTTTTGGTTCAGGAATTGAATTAAATGCCATCCAACGTTCGAATCCAGAAATGCAAAAACGGGCTGCCAATGCCATCCGTGGTTTGGTCGAAAGTGATAAAAATCCTATCGTATCCATTCACGATCACGGTGCGGGTGGACACTTGAATTGCCTTTCAGAATTAGTAGAAGAAACTGGTGGTTTGATTGATTTAGACAAATTGCCTGTGGGAGATCCTACACTTTCTGCGAAAGAAATCATTGGTAACGAATCGCAAGAAAGGATGGGATTGGTTATTGGTCAAAAAGATATTGATACCTTACAACGCATTGCCGACAGAGAACGTTCTCCAATGTACCAAGTGGGTGACGTTACTAACGATCATCGTTTTACTTTTGAATCAAAATCTACTGGCTTGAAACCAATGGATTATGCTTTGGAAGATTTCTTTGGCAGTTCGCCAAAAACCATAATGACTGACACAACGGTGGCTTACAACTACAAAGACGTTCAATACGATGCGACTCAATTTACTTCGTATTTAAAAGAAGTATTGCAACTAGAAGCGGTGGCTTGTAAAGACTGGTTGACGAATAAAGTCGATCGTTGTGTGGGTGGAAAAGTAGCCAAACAACAATGTGTTGGACCTTTGCAATTGCCTTTAAACAACTGCGGTGTAATGGCTTTGGACTATAACGGAAAAGAAGGAATTGCCACTTCTATTGGTCACGCCCCTATTGTGGCTTTAATTGACCCTGTAGCTGGAAGTAGAAATGCGATTGCCGAATCGTTATCGAATATTGTTTGGGCACCAATCAAAGACGGATTGAAAGGAATTTCATTGTCAGCCAACTGGATGTGGGCCTGTAAAAACGAAGGAGAAGATGCCCGTTTGTATGCTGCTGTTGAAGGATGTTCTAATTTTGCTATCGAATTAGGAATCAATATTCCAACAGGGAAAGATTCACTTTCTATGAAGCAAAAATACCCTAATGACGAAGTAATTGCGCCAGGAACTGTTATCATCTCGGCAGCTGGAAACTGTACTGATATTAAAAAAGTAGTAGAACCCGTATTGAGATTCCCTGGCGAGGGAATGACAGCTGGATCTATTTATTATATCAATTTGTCACAAGACGAATTCCAATTAGGAGGCTCTTCTTTTGCACAAATATTAAATACAATTGGTTCTGAAACTTCAACAATTCAAAATGCGGCTTTTTTCAAAAAAGCATTCAATACTGTTCAAGAATTAATTGGTGACAACCAAATTGTTGCCGGACATGATATTGGAAGTGGTGGATTAATCACTACGCTATTAGAAATGTGTTTTGCCGATACAAATTTAGGAGCGCAATTGGATTTTAGTGCTTTCGCAGAAAAAGACCTAGTTAAAATTCTTTTTGCTGAAAATATTGGATTAGTGTTTCAAGCGAAATCAGATGCTGAAGTTGAAGCGAAATTAAATTCGAATCAAATTGAGTTCTTTAAAATAGGAAACGTAACGAATAACCCTACTTTAGAAATCGCGGATTGGAAATTAGACATTGCTGAATACCGCGATGTTTGGTTCAAAACTTCGTTTTTATTAGACCAAAAACAAGCAAAAAACGGAACAGCAAAAGAGCGTTTCGACAATTATAAAAATCAAGCGCTACAATTTAGTTTTCCAACTCATTTTACAGGAAAAAAACCAGTTATTGATGCGAGTAAACCACGTCCAAAAGCAGCGATTATTCGTGAAAAAGGAAGTAATTCGGAACGAGAAATGGCCAATGCGATGTACTTGGCTGGATTTGATGTAAAAGACGTTCACATGACTGATTTGATTTCGGGTCGTGAGAATTTGGAAGACATTCAATTTATTGGAGCTGTAGGTGGTTTTTCTAATTCAGATGTATTAGGATCAGCTAAAGGTTGGGCCGGTGCCTTTTTATACAATGAAAAAGCAAAAACGGCATTGACTAATTTCTACAAAAGAGAAGATACTTTGTCTGTCGGGATTTGTAACGGATGTCAGTTGTTGATGGAATTGGAATTAATCAATCCAGAACACGAAGTACATGGAAAAATGCACCACAACAACAGCCACAAACACGAAAGTATCTTTACTTCAGTAAAAGTACAAGAGAATAATTCGGTGATGTTGTCTAGTTTAGCAGGCAGTACTTTAGGTGTTTGGGTATCTCATGGTGAAGGAAAATTCAATTTACCAATGGGCGAAGAAAAATACAATATCGTAGCTAAATATGGTTACGAAGGCTACCCAGCCAACCCAAACGGTTCTGATTACAATACAGCTATGCTATGTGATGCAACAGGTCGCCACTTGGTAATGATGCCACATATTGAGCGTTCAATTTTCCAATGGAATTGGGCTAATTATCCAAAAGACAGAAACGACGAAGTTTCTCCTTGGGCAGAAGCGTTTGTGAATGCGAGAAAATGGATTGAGAATAGATAA
- a CDS encoding PaaI family thioesterase, whose product MSFDKQKILDYCNGFATTTLMGTLSIEYVDAGEDFLVATMPVNPSVHQPMGLLHGGATVALAESVGSAASMLFVNSDLFEVRGIEIAANHLKAKRNGIVTATAKIIHKGKSIHLWEIRIVDENDQLISLCKLTNMVLPKRKIEK is encoded by the coding sequence ATGTCATTTGATAAACAAAAAATATTAGATTATTGTAACGGATTTGCAACAACCACCTTGATGGGAACTTTAAGCATTGAGTATGTCGATGCTGGCGAAGATTTTTTGGTGGCCACCATGCCCGTGAATCCTTCTGTGCATCAGCCTATGGGATTGTTGCATGGAGGAGCTACAGTCGCATTGGCAGAAAGTGTAGGTAGTGCCGCATCGATGTTGTTTGTGAATTCAGATTTGTTTGAAGTGAGAGGCATTGAAATTGCCGCCAATCATTTGAAGGCAAAACGCAACGGAATAGTGACGGCTACCGCCAAAATTATCCACAAAGGGAAAAGTATTCACCTTTGGGAAATCCGAATTGTGGATGAAAACGACCAATTGATTTCGCTTTGTAAATTGACGAATATGGTGTTGCCCAAACGAAAAATCGAAAAATAA
- a CDS encoding MarR family winged helix-turn-helix transcriptional regulator: MKDKTIDYILRATWQAVSRMYNEEAAKYGATMATGFVLLSIDKEKGTPSTTLGPKMGMEATSLTRTLKSMEEKGLIIRKKNPFDGRGVLIYLTELGKEKRELSKSTVLKFNNTVKQYVTEEKLEHFMEVADTINELIQNKNIFNQTDTINNETNH, encoded by the coding sequence ATGAAAGATAAGACCATAGATTACATTCTAAGAGCCACTTGGCAAGCGGTATCTAGAATGTACAATGAGGAAGCTGCCAAATACGGAGCCACAATGGCAACAGGTTTTGTATTACTAAGCATTGACAAAGAAAAAGGTACTCCTTCAACTACTTTAGGGCCTAAAATGGGAATGGAAGCCACTAGCCTTACCCGAACATTAAAATCAATGGAAGAAAAAGGATTGATTATACGTAAAAAAAATCCTTTTGATGGTAGAGGAGTTTTAATTTATCTAACCGAATTAGGAAAAGAAAAAAGAGAACTTTCAAAAAGTACCGTGTTAAAATTTAATAACACTGTAAAACAATATGTCACTGAAGAGAAACTAGAACACTTTATGGAAGTGGCAGATACCATTAATGAATTAATTCAAAATAAAAATATATTTAATCAAACGGATACTATAAACAATGAAACGAATCATTAA
- a CDS encoding AMP-dependent synthetase/ligase: protein MVSITRLFDFPYYQQENFNIADALVTKQDGKWVKTSTQEYLLKANAISRALLRMGVQKNDKIAIISSNNRTEWNIVDIGILQTGAQTIPIYPTISEEDYEYILNHSESIYCFASDEEVLRKVRAIKTNVPKLKQVYSFNTIEGCKHWSELLELGQDESNQNEVEDRKNQVSSEDLATIIYTSGTTGKPKGVMLSHRNIVSNVINSAPRIPFEKGKSRALSFLPVCHIFERMILYLYQYYGVSIYFGESIDKISDNIKEVKPNVMSAVPRLLEKVYDSIYAKGTQLTGLKKKLFFWAIDLGLRYEPYGANGAWYELQLKIARKLIFSKWKEGLGGNLDLMVSGSAALQTRLTRVFAAAGIPVMEGYGLTETSPVISVNDMRNHGFRVGTVGKVIDGVTVKIADDGEILCKGPNVMMGYYKDEKLTSEVLIADYFHTGDIGEFDSDGFLRITDRKKEMFKTSGGKYIAPQLIENTMKQSRFIEQIMVIGDGQKMPAAFIQPSFDFIKEWAKIHTIEIGKTNEEIVSNTKVIERIQEEVDKLNEKFGNWEKIKRFELTPDIWSIEAGHLTPTLKLKRKVVMEKYLDLFHKIYN from the coding sequence ATGGTTTCAATCACAAGACTTTTTGATTTTCCTTACTATCAACAGGAAAACTTCAATATTGCAGATGCTTTAGTTACTAAACAAGATGGAAAATGGGTAAAAACATCTACTCAAGAATACCTCCTAAAAGCAAATGCTATTTCAAGAGCTTTGTTGCGAATGGGAGTTCAAAAAAACGATAAAATTGCCATCATTTCATCCAATAATAGAACCGAATGGAATATTGTTGACATTGGCATTTTACAAACCGGTGCACAAACCATTCCTATCTATCCAACCATTTCAGAAGAAGATTACGAATACATACTAAATCACTCTGAATCCATATATTGCTTTGCTTCTGACGAAGAAGTGTTACGCAAGGTACGTGCTATCAAAACAAATGTTCCAAAACTAAAACAAGTTTATTCTTTTAATACAATTGAAGGTTGCAAGCATTGGAGTGAATTATTGGAATTAGGTCAGGACGAAAGCAATCAAAATGAAGTTGAAGACAGAAAAAATCAAGTTTCCTCTGAAGATTTAGCTACAATTATTTATACTTCAGGAACTACAGGAAAACCAAAAGGCGTAATGCTTTCGCATAGAAATATTGTTTCCAATGTAATCAATAGTGCCCCACGAATCCCTTTTGAAAAAGGAAAAAGTCGTGCCTTAAGCTTCCTTCCGGTTTGTCATATTTTTGAACGAATGATTTTGTATTTGTACCAGTATTATGGTGTTTCTATTTACTTTGGCGAATCCATTGATAAAATCAGCGACAATATCAAAGAAGTAAAACCTAATGTAATGTCGGCAGTCCCAAGATTACTTGAAAAAGTATACGACAGTATCTATGCAAAGGGAACTCAATTAACAGGACTCAAGAAAAAACTTTTCTTTTGGGCCATTGATTTAGGATTGCGTTACGAACCCTATGGAGCCAATGGTGCTTGGTACGAACTACAACTCAAAATAGCACGTAAATTAATTTTCAGCAAATGGAAAGAAGGTTTGGGTGGCAATCTAGATTTAATGGTCTCTGGAAGTGCCGCTTTACAAACACGTTTAACTCGAGTTTTTGCAGCTGCAGGAATTCCAGTTATGGAAGGCTATGGATTAACTGAAACCTCTCCTGTTATATCGGTAAACGACATGAGAAATCACGGATTTAGAGTAGGAACCGTAGGTAAAGTAATCGATGGTGTAACCGTAAAAATTGCCGACGATGGCGAAATTTTATGTAAAGGCCCTAATGTAATGATGGGGTATTATAAAGATGAAAAACTAACTTCAGAAGTACTCATCGCTGATTATTTCCATACAGGAGATATTGGTGAATTTGACTCTGATGGTTTTTTACGAATTACAGATCGTAAAAAAGAAATGTTTAAAACTTCAGGTGGAAAATATATTGCGCCCCAATTAATTGAAAACACAATGAAACAATCTCGTTTTATTGAGCAAATTATGGTCATTGGTGATGGACAAAAAATGCCTGCCGCTTTTATTCAACCTAGTTTTGATTTTATAAAAGAATGGGCAAAAATTCATACAATAGAAATAGGAAAAACGAATGAAGAAATTGTTTCTAATACAAAAGTAATTGAGCGTATTCAAGAAGAAGTAGATAAATTAAATGAGAAATTTGGAAATTGGGAAAAAATCAAACGATTTGAACTCACTCCTGATATTTGGTCTATAGAAGCAGGACATCTTACTCCTACTCTAAAACTAAAACGTAAAGTTGTAATGGAAAAATATTTGGATTTATTCCATAAAATATACAACTAG
- a CDS encoding LTA synthase family protein, giving the protein MNRFPRFNEYKVLFYRILLAYVFYFIARILFFVYNQNLIPIDGASDIVMMCYHGLAFDTASILYLNLLFIIFSIIPIRINHNNSYQKFLFYLYFIPNLIGYATNFVDFIYYRFNFGRSTIAALDSLKHESNKSLLLMNFLIHYWHVFVLFFLISFLWIYGYKKITIQQLNHQHPKVAYFGTSFISFLVIVTLIIGGIRGDFKKSTRPINLIDASRDVKNVSQADVVLNTPFALIRTLFSNNFKKMHFVDQSTIDSLVQPIKHYQNNPKSKPNVVIFILESNAKEYFGSFNKNSRIPNYKGYTPFVDSLAQHSLIFTNAYANGYKSIHAMSSVIAGIPSFKDAFTSSPYPKQKTESLVSTLKNEGYSTSFFHGAPNGSMGFLGYANILGFDHYYGKNEYNNDADFDGVWGIWDEPFFQYFNTTISKEKQPFMATLFSVTSHEPYQVPDQYKGKFPKGDVNIHQCIGYTDYALKQFFKSAQKEPWFKNTIFVFVGDHGNTIYYDEYKKEMNKNVVAMLIYKPNSNLVGEHKEYAQQIDLYPTILDLIGYNKPFRSWGRSLIGDKVVQPFVIRYSANLYQFMSGNYICTFDGNKVVGFYDKNDKDLKRNLISNKNTEMKLIELKCKAYLQDYMGRVMDRKLGEHFDRH; this is encoded by the coding sequence ATGAATCGATTTCCGAGATTTAACGAGTATAAAGTATTGTTTTACAGAATTCTACTTGCTTATGTGTTTTATTTTATTGCTCGGATATTATTTTTTGTGTATAACCAAAATTTAATTCCAATTGATGGTGCTTCTGATATAGTGATGATGTGTTATCATGGTTTAGCATTTGATACTGCTTCTATATTGTATTTGAATTTGTTATTTATCATTTTTTCAATTATCCCTATCCGAATTAATCATAATAATTCCTATCAGAAGTTCTTATTTTATTTGTATTTTATTCCTAATTTAATTGGGTATGCTACTAATTTTGTTGATTTTATTTATTATCGATTTAATTTTGGTAGATCTACCATTGCAGCGCTTGATTCTTTGAAGCACGAAAGTAATAAATCGTTATTATTAATGAATTTCTTGATTCATTATTGGCACGTTTTTGTTTTATTTTTTCTTATTTCTTTTTTGTGGATTTATGGATATAAAAAAATTACTATTCAACAGCTAAATCACCAGCATCCTAAAGTGGCTTACTTTGGGACTTCTTTTATTAGCTTTTTGGTTATTGTTACTTTGATTATTGGTGGTATTCGTGGCGATTTCAAGAAAAGTACACGTCCTATCAATTTGATTGATGCCAGTCGTGATGTTAAAAATGTGTCCCAAGCCGATGTGGTTTTAAATACACCTTTTGCATTGATTCGAACACTGTTTAGTAATAATTTTAAGAAGATGCATTTTGTGGATCAATCTACAATTGATTCTTTAGTACAACCTATAAAACACTATCAAAACAATCCAAAATCAAAACCCAACGTGGTAATCTTTATTCTAGAAAGTAATGCTAAAGAATATTTTGGATCGTTTAATAAAAACAGTAGAATTCCGAATTATAAAGGATATACGCCCTTTGTGGATTCTTTAGCGCAACACAGTTTGATTTTTACCAATGCCTATGCGAATGGTTATAAATCCATTCATGCCATGTCATCAGTTATAGCAGGAATCCCTTCATTTAAAGATGCCTTTACATCTTCACCTTATCCGAAACAGAAAACGGAATCCTTAGTTTCAACTTTGAAGAATGAGGGATATTCAACATCTTTTTTTCATGGTGCACCAAACGGTTCGATGGGATTTTTAGGGTATGCTAATATTTTAGGATTTGATCATTATTACGGAAAAAACGAATATAATAATGATGCCGATTTTGATGGTGTTTGGGGAATTTGGGACGAACCTTTTTTTCAATATTTTAATACTACAATAAGTAAAGAAAAACAGCCATTTATGGCTACATTGTTTTCAGTGACTTCTCATGAACCCTATCAGGTTCCAGACCAATACAAAGGGAAATTTCCCAAAGGGGATGTTAATATTCATCAATGCATTGGCTATACTGATTATGCCTTAAAACAATTTTTCAAATCGGCGCAAAAAGAACCTTGGTTTAAGAACACCATTTTTGTTTTTGTAGGCGATCATGGAAATACTATTTATTATGATGAATATAAGAAAGAGATGAATAAAAATGTGGTGGCGATGCTAATTTATAAACCTAATTCTAATTTGGTTGGAGAACATAAAGAGTATGCGCAACAAATCGATTTATACCCCACTATTTTGGATTTGATAGGCTATAATAAACCATTTAGAAGTTGGGGTAGAAGTCTTATTGGTGATAAAGTAGTTCAGCCATTTGTGATACGTTATTCGGCTAATTTGTACCAATTCATGAGTGGTAATTACATCTGTACTTTTGATGGAAATAAAGTGGTTGGCTTTTATGATAAAAACGATAAAGATTTAAAACGTAATTTGATTTCAAATAAAAATACAGAAATGAAATTAATAGAGTTAAAGTGTAAAGCCTATCTACAAGATTATATGGGAAGAGTGATGGATAGAAAGTTAGGAGAGCATTTCGATAGGCATTAA
- a CDS encoding right-handed parallel beta-helix repeat-containing protein, producing the protein MQLNRLFFLIGILVMVCACRSDFETVASKGDLVFSQDTIFLNTVFSTISSSTYQLKVYNKSNNDISIPSIRLGKGLNSKYRMTVDGMSGNQGKLFQDVTLLAKDSLYIFIEATVNSADANPTDFLYTDQIQFGSGTNLQKVELVTLVKDAVFLFPQRLSNGSKETIPVGNKTVEGFYLDDNELHFTNQKAYVIYSYAGVPSGKTAVFDAGARVYFHANSGLIVGNNASLQINGNSSSTNQHENEVIFQGDRLQSDYADVPGQWKTVWLNEGATNNSINHLTIKNASIGLLIQNNNGSNVSIKNTQIYNSTHYGIFAQNGKITAENLVINNAGEAALGCVYGGNYTFTHCTFNNNWNNSSQQAVTLSNFKSGAVPETNALSKATFNNCIIYGAYSNELELNKKTGAAFEYQFNNCLIKMDSKSAATNPLYQFTTDAAHYNAIILNQDPKFQSVSKNKLNIDGTSAAFAKGNSAYLIPLDITGTTRTLPPDLGAYQSKPFVN; encoded by the coding sequence ATGCAACTGAATCGATTGTTCTTTCTTATCGGAATACTGGTTATGGTCTGTGCCTGCCGTTCCGATTTTGAAACTGTTGCCAGCAAAGGAGACTTAGTTTTTTCTCAAGACACTATTTTTTTAAATACCGTATTTAGTACCATTAGCTCAAGTACCTATCAACTGAAGGTATATAATAAGAGTAACAACGACATCTCAATTCCTTCGATTCGATTAGGCAAAGGATTAAATTCTAAATACCGAATGACAGTGGACGGCATGTCTGGTAATCAAGGAAAACTATTTCAAGATGTAACACTTTTAGCCAAGGACAGTCTCTACATTTTTATCGAAGCTACCGTCAATTCGGCAGATGCCAATCCGACCGACTTTTTATATACTGACCAAATCCAATTCGGTAGTGGAACCAACCTTCAAAAAGTAGAATTGGTAACTTTAGTCAAAGATGCTGTTTTCCTTTTCCCACAGCGATTGTCCAACGGAAGCAAAGAAACAATACCTGTTGGTAACAAAACAGTCGAAGGTTTTTATTTAGACGACAACGAACTCCATTTCACCAATCAAAAAGCCTACGTAATTTATAGTTATGCTGGAGTTCCTTCAGGCAAAACAGCCGTTTTTGATGCGGGTGCAAGGGTTTATTTTCATGCCAATTCAGGATTGATTGTAGGTAATAATGCATCACTTCAAATTAACGGTAACAGTTCCTCAACCAACCAACACGAAAATGAAGTCATTTTTCAAGGCGACCGACTCCAATCGGATTATGCCGATGTGCCTGGACAATGGAAAACGGTTTGGCTCAACGAAGGAGCTACCAACAATAGCATCAATCATTTAACGATTAAAAATGCATCCATCGGCTTGTTAATTCAAAATAATAATGGAAGCAACGTAAGCATTAAAAACACACAAATTTACAATTCGACCCACTACGGAATTTTTGCCCAAAACGGAAAAATAACTGCTGAGAATTTGGTAATTAATAATGCCGGAGAAGCTGCTTTAGGATGTGTTTATGGCGGAAATTACACGTTTACCCATTGTACTTTCAACAACAATTGGAATAATTCTAGTCAACAAGCAGTTACGCTAAGCAATTTCAAATCAGGTGCTGTTCCCGAAACGAATGCGCTTAGTAAAGCGACTTTCAATAATTGCATTATTTATGGCGCCTACTCTAACGAATTGGAATTGAATAAAAAAACAGGAGCCGCTTTTGAATACCAATTCAATAATTGCCTTATCAAAATGGATTCAAAATCAGCGGCAACCAATCCGTTATATCAATTCACCACTGATGCAGCGCATTACAATGCCATTATCTTAAATCAAGATCCTAAATTTCAAAGTGTTTCTAAAAATAAACTCAATATTGACGGGACTTCGGCTGCTTTCGCAAAAGGAAATTCGGCTTATTTAATTCCGCTAGATATTACGGGAACCACCCGAACTTTACCTCCGGATTTGGGTGCTTACCAAAGCAAACCATTTGTTAACTAA